In uncultured Desulfobacter sp., one DNA window encodes the following:
- a CDS encoding FapA family protein → MLEKLALQKKFITNAQCAQAMEACRDAKNLDLALKNYFEKKNILTDKQMKQLLASYAALKTIQNNQVFGNCAVDLGLVSKEQFIGEMTRQTNKIAEKKQPELISKIWIQNQTLNQEQYQKIVQQLQGEQPTQSAAKPSKPVAEAAPPQIDYSIDTEIDGGIHLKVDALGMAALIRKTKKFKDTVSAAKIIEQLEDNGIVYGLVKSSEVEKFINSSGFKTKPFRVARGTDPVKGKDARIEYFFETDYLKAGGIDEDGNIDFKDRGPIPWVEKGSLLAKKFPMTKAREGKNIFGEELYVPAVADAALKYGTGVIRSSDSFKLYAEINGTPTLDPSNKVQVSHVFTAPDDIDYETGHINYDGDIVIKGSLKSGFKAVGHVVRVDTVDGGEIQAAGNVTVLNGMIGGFVYARGNVNIKFMRNSTIYCLGNLIVDKEILDSRIITSGAVIIKNGEIISSDIICNKGLFTKHLGTEKSAPNTITFGVDTFTTRELKNIQDQIEHTTDGQEYIHEKLDSLSEELSRDTRDTLALVHEIDRARHENFLLSKNQGDPTSPGLKSQIQVNSRLLVRLDGELNQLLDRIEKKKKQKEKFKTELTKLESTLEKLRGEQSNFTLWQQRNPGISQAIVTGRVIPGTIIKGPEASTEILEVRNNIKILQTLVTKDEDSELGIDIVDNT, encoded by the coding sequence ATGCTAGAAAAACTTGCTTTACAAAAAAAATTCATTACAAACGCACAGTGCGCACAGGCGATGGAAGCATGTCGCGACGCAAAGAACCTTGATCTTGCGTTAAAGAACTATTTTGAGAAAAAAAATATTCTTACCGACAAACAGATGAAACAGCTTCTGGCCAGCTATGCTGCGTTAAAAACCATTCAAAACAATCAGGTCTTTGGAAATTGTGCTGTTGATTTAGGTCTTGTCAGCAAAGAACAGTTCATAGGGGAGATGACCCGGCAGACGAACAAAATTGCGGAAAAAAAACAACCGGAACTTATCAGTAAAATATGGATACAAAACCAAACGCTTAACCAGGAACAATACCAAAAAATCGTACAGCAGCTTCAAGGCGAACAGCCCACCCAAAGTGCTGCCAAGCCATCTAAACCTGTGGCTGAGGCTGCCCCCCCACAGATAGATTACTCCATAGACACAGAGATTGACGGCGGAATACATCTGAAAGTTGATGCCTTGGGTATGGCCGCATTAATAAGAAAAACCAAAAAGTTCAAAGACACGGTATCTGCCGCAAAAATTATTGAACAATTAGAGGATAACGGCATCGTTTACGGTCTGGTTAAATCGTCAGAGGTAGAAAAATTCATAAACTCATCAGGATTTAAAACCAAGCCGTTCCGGGTTGCGCGGGGAACGGATCCGGTAAAAGGCAAGGATGCCAGAATCGAATATTTTTTTGAGACAGACTACCTTAAAGCAGGTGGGATTGATGAAGACGGCAACATCGATTTCAAAGACAGAGGTCCTATTCCCTGGGTGGAAAAAGGCAGCCTGCTGGCAAAAAAATTCCCCATGACCAAAGCCCGTGAGGGAAAAAATATCTTTGGCGAGGAACTTTACGTTCCTGCCGTAGCAGACGCGGCCCTGAAATACGGCACAGGGGTTATCCGCTCTTCAGACAGTTTTAAACTCTATGCCGAAATCAACGGTACGCCCACACTTGACCCATCAAACAAAGTTCAGGTAAGCCATGTCTTTACTGCGCCTGATGATATTGATTATGAAACCGGACACATTAACTATGATGGTGATATCGTCATCAAAGGGAGCCTCAAGTCCGGATTCAAAGCCGTGGGCCATGTGGTCCGCGTCGACACGGTGGACGGTGGAGAAATCCAGGCTGCAGGAAATGTTACAGTTCTGAACGGGATGATCGGCGGTTTTGTATATGCCCGGGGCAATGTCAACATAAAATTTATGCGAAACTCAACTATTTATTGTCTTGGCAACCTCATCGTGGACAAAGAGATTCTGGACAGCCGAATCATCACCTCTGGTGCAGTGATCATCAAAAACGGAGAAATTATCTCCTCGGACATCATCTGCAACAAAGGGCTTTTCACCAAGCATCTGGGTACCGAAAAATCAGCGCCTAATACGATTACCTTTGGTGTTGACACTTTCACCACCCGTGAGCTGAAAAATATACAGGACCAAATTGAGCATACCACGGACGGGCAGGAATATATCCATGAAAAGCTCGATTCCCTGTCCGAAGAACTTTCCCGGGACACAAGAGATACATTGGCACTGGTCCACGAAATCGACAGGGCAAGACACGAAAACTTTTTATTGTCAAAAAATCAGGGAGATCCCACCTCACCCGGGCTAAAATCCCAGATACAAGTAAACAGCCGGTTGCTGGTGCGTTTAGACGGAGAGCTGAATCAGCTGCTTGACCGCATTGAAAAAAAGAAAAAACAAAAAGAAAAATTTAAGACTGAATTGACCAAGCTGGAAAGCACCCTTGAAAAACTAAGAGGCGAACAAAGCAATTTCACCTTGTGGCAGCAACGGAACCCGGGGATTTCCCAAGCGATTGTCACAGGTCGGGTAATTCCGGGAACAATAATTAAAGGTCCGGAGGCATCAACGGAAATCCTTGAAGTGAGAAATAATATAAAAATCCTTCAAACTCTTGTTACCAAAGATGAGGATTCTGAATTGGGAATAGATATCGTTGACAATACTTAA
- a CDS encoding putative sulfate/molybdate transporter has translation METRQPKYRFNRNEFAGAMGDLGTILPIALGMILVNGLDPVGLFFSTGLFYIVGGVYYGITVPVQPMKVIGTYAIATAMTAAQIQASAFLMFICLVVIGATGSMDKFSKYIPRSVIRGIQLSTGLLLMIKGMKMILGKALLKGAEQVAEPYLRIQSAGVIPITVVIGICGIVVTLVFLNNKKLPAALIVISLGLLFGLILGTKQGLDTLKPGLYFPHLFPHGFPASADFTFALFAVVLPQIPMTLGNAVIAQADLSKDYFGDNAEKMTYTALCFSMAVGNLLSFIFGGMPMCHGAGGLAAHYRFGAKTAGSNLIIGTIMAGLALILGAGFLYVLFLIPMSILGVLLFFAGGQLALTISDMHTRNELFVMVSIVSLTLAANLALGSIVGIILAYGINRIQI, from the coding sequence ATGGAAACCAGGCAACCTAAATACCGATTTAACCGAAATGAATTTGCAGGCGCCATGGGGGATCTTGGCACCATCCTGCCCATAGCACTGGGGATGATCCTGGTCAACGGCCTGGACCCTGTGGGGCTGTTTTTTTCCACGGGCCTGTTCTACATTGTCGGCGGTGTATATTACGGCATCACTGTGCCGGTACAACCCATGAAGGTGATCGGAACCTATGCCATTGCCACGGCCATGACAGCCGCCCAGATCCAGGCGTCAGCTTTCCTCATGTTTATCTGCCTTGTGGTGATCGGCGCCACAGGTTCCATGGACAAATTCAGTAAATACATTCCACGGTCGGTAATTCGGGGGATTCAGTTGTCCACAGGACTTTTGCTCATGATCAAAGGAATGAAAATGATCCTGGGCAAAGCCCTGCTTAAAGGAGCTGAACAGGTCGCCGAACCCTACCTTCGAATCCAGTCTGCAGGCGTAATTCCCATCACCGTTGTCATCGGCATTTGCGGCATCGTTGTTACCCTTGTCTTTTTAAACAATAAGAAACTGCCGGCCGCCTTGATTGTGATTTCCCTGGGCCTGCTCTTCGGTTTGATTCTGGGTACAAAACAAGGCCTTGACACCCTTAAACCGGGCCTGTATTTTCCCCACCTGTTCCCCCATGGTTTTCCGGCCTCGGCAGACTTTACCTTTGCCCTGTTTGCCGTGGTTCTTCCCCAAATTCCCATGACACTGGGCAATGCAGTCATCGCCCAGGCAGATCTTTCAAAGGACTATTTTGGAGACAATGCCGAAAAAATGACCTACACAGCATTGTGCTTTTCCATGGCTGTCGGCAACCTTTTAAGCTTTATTTTCGGGGGCATGCCCATGTGTCACGGGGCCGGCGGTCTTGCCGCTCACTATCGATTCGGAGCCAAAACCGCCGGGTCAAATCTGATCATCGGCACAATCATGGCAGGCCTTGCCCTGATTCTGGGGGCGGGATTTCTTTATGTGCTTTTCCTGATACCCATGTCAATCCTCGGTGTACTGCTGTTTTTTGCCGGAGGCCAACTTGCTTTAACCATCAGCGATATGCACACCAGAAATGAATTATTTGTCATGGTGAGCATCGTATCCTTAACCCTTGCGGCCAACCTGGCTTTAGGTTCTATTGTCGGAATTATTCTGGCTTACGGAATCAACCGCATCCAAATTTAG
- a CDS encoding tetratricopeptide repeat protein, which translates to MDKEARNDVEQIFQKSYISHKAGRFAEAEKGYRQVLKIKPEWGQAMSALGILYLDQNRTDKAIPLFERAAGLSPPDLSACYQLGRLKQMENDHQGAIPIYQLMLEQQPEAGLVWNNLGVAYRETGQADDAMESFRAAIRFAADMAEAWNNLGVALDEQGQVEPALNAYQKAIKIQPEYVSPHLNSGIIFQKREQFEKAESHYRKVLEIHPQNEIAQFMLQSIGGEASTPDAAPVDHVRSIFDQCAENFEDILVGELEYKTPELLFQLLRPYLTKNMEILDLGCGTGLGAVLYQPFAKRLTGVDVSEKMLEKAAEKKIYSSLKVFDIMQPWVFPVRFDLIYSSDVLVYFGRLDQVIKSAVAALAPGGKIAFSVEKLKDNSKNYALSPSGRYAHSQRYIQTCLNRYGLNLLALDSTAIRKQSGDPVTGFLVVAEK; encoded by the coding sequence ATGGACAAGGAAGCAAGAAATGATGTTGAACAGATTTTTCAAAAATCATATATCAGTCACAAGGCAGGCAGATTTGCCGAGGCGGAAAAAGGTTACAGGCAAGTTCTGAAGATAAAACCGGAATGGGGACAGGCCATGAGCGCACTCGGGATTTTGTACCTGGATCAGAACCGGACGGACAAGGCGATCCCTTTATTTGAAAGAGCAGCCGGCCTCAGCCCGCCGGATCTGTCTGCATGTTATCAGTTAGGCCGCCTGAAACAGATGGAAAATGATCACCAAGGCGCCATCCCCATATATCAGTTGATGCTTGAACAGCAACCCGAGGCCGGCCTGGTATGGAATAATCTGGGTGTGGCTTATCGGGAAACCGGGCAAGCGGATGACGCGATGGAAAGTTTCCGTGCCGCTATCCGGTTCGCCGCTGACATGGCCGAGGCATGGAACAATTTGGGGGTGGCTTTGGATGAGCAGGGTCAAGTAGAGCCGGCGTTAAACGCATACCAAAAGGCCATTAAAATCCAGCCGGAATATGTCTCTCCACACTTGAACAGCGGAATTATATTTCAAAAACGCGAACAGTTTGAAAAAGCCGAAAGCCATTACCGTAAGGTGCTTGAGATCCATCCGCAAAATGAAATCGCACAGTTTATGCTCCAGAGTATCGGCGGGGAGGCGTCAACCCCTGATGCCGCACCGGTGGATCATGTTCGCAGCATTTTTGACCAGTGTGCAGAAAATTTTGAGGACATTCTGGTTGGAGAGCTTGAATATAAAACCCCTGAACTTCTCTTTCAACTGCTGCGTCCTTATTTAACTAAAAATATGGAGATCCTGGATCTTGGCTGCGGTACGGGGCTTGGTGCCGTGTTGTACCAGCCGTTTGCAAAACGCCTGACCGGGGTTGACGTATCGGAAAAGATGCTTGAAAAAGCAGCTGAAAAGAAAATTTACAGCAGCCTTAAAGTCTTTGATATAATGCAGCCATGGGTGTTCCCGGTGAGATTTGATCTGATCTACAGCTCGGATGTTCTTGTCTATTTCGGCCGTTTGGATCAAGTGATCAAATCGGCAGTTGCCGCCCTGGCGCCGGGCGGAAAAATTGCGTTCTCAGTGGAGAAACTAAAAGACAATTCAAAAAATTATGCACTTTCCCCCAGCGGCCGGTACGCACATTCACAAAGATACATTCAAACCTGTCTGAACCGGTATGGATTGAACCTGCTGGCATTGGACAGCACGGCTATCCGGAAGCAGTCCGGTGATCCGGTCACAGGCTTTCTGGTTGTGGCAGAAAAATAG
- a CDS encoding fumarate hydratase, which produces MEFNYEPMFPLKKDATQYRLLTKDHVRVREFEGKDVVMVEPVALTLLANAAFKDVAHLYRAEHLAQVKAIIDDPESSDNDRYVALELLKNAVISAEKVYPMCQDTGTAIIMGKKGQQIWTWSDDECELSKGAFEAYTQNNLRYSQNAPLTMYDEVNTKNNMPAQVEVAAVQGDAYNFLFMAKGGGSANKTALFQMTKAVLNTEEGLIDFMLKEMKHLGTAACPPYHIAFVIGGTSAELNLKAVKLASAKYLDTLPTKGSETGHAFRDIDLEQKVLARSRDLGLGAQFGGKNFALDIRVVRLPRHGASCPIGIGVSCSADRQIKGKITRDGIFLEQLVENPAEYLPASEPEMAPAVEIDLDRPMDEIRAELTKYPVSTRLSLTGKIIVARDIAHSKFMERYEKGDGLPDYIKNHVIYYAGPAKTPEGEASGSFGPTTAGRMDPYVPIFQKEGGSMVMLAKGNRSQIVTDSCKTYGGFYLGSPGGPAARLGKDFIKNVELVEYEELGMEAVWMITVEKFPAFILVDDKGNDFFEGLV; this is translated from the coding sequence ATGGAATTTAACTATGAACCCATGTTTCCGTTGAAAAAGGATGCTACGCAATATCGCCTGTTGACCAAGGACCATGTCCGGGTCCGGGAGTTTGAGGGTAAGGATGTGGTCATGGTGGAGCCCGTTGCATTGACTCTGCTGGCCAACGCTGCGTTTAAGGACGTTGCCCATCTGTACCGGGCCGAACATCTGGCGCAGGTAAAGGCTATAATTGATGACCCCGAAAGTTCTGACAATGACCGTTATGTAGCCCTGGAGCTTTTGAAAAACGCTGTAATTTCGGCTGAAAAAGTCTATCCCATGTGCCAGGATACCGGTACCGCCATTATTATGGGTAAAAAAGGCCAACAGATTTGGACTTGGTCCGATGATGAGTGTGAGCTGTCCAAAGGCGCCTTTGAAGCCTATACCCAAAATAATTTGCGGTATTCCCAGAATGCGCCGCTCACCATGTACGACGAAGTGAATACCAAAAACAATATGCCTGCCCAAGTAGAGGTCGCTGCGGTCCAGGGCGATGCATACAACTTTTTGTTTATGGCAAAAGGCGGCGGTTCCGCCAATAAAACAGCTCTGTTCCAGATGACTAAGGCCGTTCTCAATACCGAAGAGGGCCTGATTGACTTCATGCTCAAGGAAATGAAGCACCTGGGTACTGCCGCCTGTCCTCCCTATCACATCGCATTTGTCATTGGCGGCACTTCTGCGGAACTCAATCTCAAAGCGGTAAAACTGGCTTCGGCCAAATATCTGGACACCCTGCCAACTAAGGGCAGTGAAACCGGCCATGCGTTCAGGGATATTGACCTTGAGCAAAAAGTTTTGGCGCGCTCCAGAGACTTGGGGCTTGGGGCACAGTTCGGCGGCAAAAATTTTGCCCTGGATATCCGGGTTGTAAGACTTCCCCGCCACGGCGCTTCCTGCCCCATCGGCATTGGCGTTTCCTGCTCTGCCGACCGTCAGATCAAGGGTAAAATTACCCGGGACGGCATTTTCCTGGAACAGCTGGTTGAAAACCCGGCAGAATATCTGCCCGCCAGTGAACCTGAAATGGCCCCTGCCGTTGAGATTGATCTGGATCGCCCAATGGATGAAATTCGCGCGGAACTGACCAAATATCCGGTATCCACCCGTCTGTCATTGACCGGCAAAATTATTGTGGCTAGGGACATTGCCCATTCCAAGTTCATGGAACGGTATGAAAAGGGCGATGGGCTGCCCGATTACATTAAAAATCACGTCATTTATTATGCAGGGCCTGCAAAAACACCTGAAGGCGAAGCCTCCGGTTCATTTGGACCCACCACCGCCGGCCGTATGGATCCCTATGTACCTATCTTCCAGAAAGAAGGTGGTTCCATGGTCATGCTGGCCAAGGGCAACCGCTCCCAGATCGTTACTGATTCCTGCAAGACTTACGGTGGTTTTTACCTGGGTTCACCTGGTGGTCCGGCCGCACGTCTTGGCAAAGATTTTATTAAAAATGTCGAGCTGGTTGAATATGAAGAACTGGGCATGGAAGCCGTGTGGATGATCACGGTTGAAAAATTTCCTGCATTTATCCTTGTAGATGATAAGGGCAATGATTTTTTTGAGGGCCTGGTATAA
- a CDS encoding 4Fe-4S binding protein, with amino-acid sequence MPWINKESCTGCGTCVDECPAGAIYMENDVAVIKDDGCIRCGICHDVCPEDAARHDGERIPEEVQSNLAYAKKLLGHEYYANDKTMQKQLVGRLQRFFTKNKKVAEQTIEQLEILKNTEYP; translated from the coding sequence ATGCCGTGGATTAATAAAGAATCGTGTACGGGATGCGGAACATGCGTTGATGAATGCCCTGCCGGGGCAATCTATATGGAAAACGACGTTGCGGTTATTAAGGATGACGGTTGTATCCGATGTGGAATTTGCCACGATGTATGCCCGGAGGATGCCGCTCGTCATGACGGAGAGCGCATTCCTGAAGAAGTGCAATCCAATTTAGCCTACGCAAAAAAGTTGTTAGGGCATGAATATTATGCAAATGATAAGACAATGCAAAAGCAGCTTGTCGGACGTTTACAACGTTTTTTTACTAAAAATAAGAAAGTGGCGGAACAAACCATTGAACAGCTTGAAATTTTGAAGAATACGGAATACCCATAG
- a CDS encoding glycerate kinase, protein MKPSQPFSDLKAIYNAAIKRVDPYAMIQSRVTLDNNTLKIRLDNQEKSLALEKFKTIYVLGAGKATAPMAKAIEEILGPKLSGGLISVKKGHTDTLNNIEIIEAGHPVPDENSRSAAQQIIDIAAKADETTLFINLISGGGSALLACPGEYEGASITLSDKQKTTQALLACGAEINEINRVRKQLSGIKGGKLARHMYPATSINLILSDVVGDDLSAIASGPTAPDFTTFAQTIGIVKKYGLSSILPPRVAKIFESDRMQQTTNDTISDDLIFSKVDNILLGNNLSALNAARQQAGILGYNTLVLSSRITGEAREIALVFYGMAQDIALGNLPPQPPVCVLAGGETTVTLKGNGKGGRNQEMALSFLQALEAAPAGIENIFFLSGATDGNDGPTDAAGAFASQAVLEAGKKAALDINKYLGNNDSYTYFDQAGYLFRPGPTNTNVCDLQILIVT, encoded by the coding sequence ATGAAGCCATCACAACCATTTTCTGATCTGAAAGCCATATACAATGCAGCAATCAAACGGGTGGACCCCTATGCCATGATACAGTCAAGGGTAACCCTGGACAACAACACCCTTAAAATCCGTCTCGACAACCAGGAAAAAAGCCTGGCCTTGGAAAAATTTAAAACAATATATGTGCTTGGAGCAGGCAAGGCAACGGCTCCCATGGCAAAAGCCATCGAAGAAATCCTTGGGCCTAAACTGTCCGGGGGCCTTATTTCAGTTAAAAAAGGGCACACAGACACCTTAAACAATATTGAAATCATTGAAGCAGGCCACCCGGTCCCGGACGAGAACAGCCGTTCGGCAGCGCAACAGATCATTGACATTGCAGCAAAGGCAGATGAAACCACCCTGTTCATTAATCTGATTTCCGGCGGCGGTTCCGCGCTCCTGGCCTGCCCCGGAGAATACGAAGGCGCATCCATCACCCTTTCAGATAAACAGAAAACCACTCAAGCTTTGCTGGCCTGCGGGGCCGAAATCAACGAAATCAACAGGGTGCGCAAACAGCTGTCCGGCATCAAGGGCGGAAAACTGGCCCGGCACATGTACCCTGCCACATCCATAAATCTGATCCTTTCCGATGTAGTGGGCGATGACCTCAGCGCCATTGCCTCCGGCCCCACAGCTCCGGATTTCACCACCTTTGCCCAGACTATCGGCATTGTAAAAAAATACGGATTATCATCGATATTGCCGCCAAGGGTAGCAAAAATTTTTGAATCCGACAGGATGCAACAGACGACCAACGACACAATCAGTGATGATCTAATCTTTTCAAAGGTCGACAACATCCTTTTGGGCAATAATTTATCGGCCCTGAATGCCGCCCGGCAACAGGCGGGAATTCTGGGTTACAATACCCTGGTGTTAAGCTCCCGGATCACCGGCGAAGCCCGGGAAATTGCCCTGGTATTTTACGGCATGGCCCAGGATATTGCCCTTGGCAACCTGCCCCCCCAACCTCCGGTCTGCGTGCTTGCCGGTGGAGAAACCACGGTAACCCTAAAGGGGAACGGTAAAGGCGGGCGAAACCAGGAAATGGCCCTCTCCTTTCTTCAAGCCCTTGAAGCCGCTCCTGCCGGAATTGAAAACATCTTTTTTCTTTCAGGAGCCACCGACGGCAATGACGGCCCAACGGATGCGGCCGGGGCATTTGCATCCCAGGCTGTTCTGGAAGCTGGTAAAAAGGCGGCGCTGGATATTAATAAATACCTGGGCAACAATGATTCATACACCTACTTTGATCAGGCCGGTTATCTATTTAGACCCGGCCCCACAAACACCAATGTATGTGATCTTCAGATCCTTATCGTAACATAA
- a CDS encoding dihydrofolate reductase family protein: MEVILLMASTVDGKIAKHSSQLVDWTGKADKKYFVELTKKAGVMIMGSKSYDTLGSPLPGRLNIVMTRDKSRQSDQDNLIFTDLSPAEILDDLENKGYTSAALIGGATINTLFARDNLITQVHLTMVPRLFGSGLSLFAPPLDLDTTLNLESCQDLGDGHLLLIYHVVSHEA, encoded by the coding sequence ATGGAAGTCATTTTGCTGATGGCCTCAACCGTGGACGGTAAGATTGCAAAGCATTCCAGTCAGCTTGTGGACTGGACCGGCAAGGCCGATAAAAAATATTTTGTGGAACTGACCAAAAAGGCAGGAGTTATGATCATGGGATCAAAAAGTTATGATACCCTTGGCTCCCCACTGCCCGGTCGCCTGAATATTGTTATGACCCGGGATAAATCCAGGCAAAGTGATCAGGACAATCTGATATTTACGGATCTGTCCCCGGCTGAAATTCTTGACGACCTTGAGAACAAGGGTTACACCAGCGCGGCCCTAATTGGCGGAGCCACCATCAACACCTTGTTTGCCCGGGACAACCTGATCACGCAGGTGCATTTGACCATGGTGCCCAGGCTGTTTGGTTCAGGGTTGTCCTTGTTTGCACCACCTCTTGATCTTGACACGACGCTTAATCTTGAATCTTGTCAGGATCTCGGAGACGGGCATCTTTTACTAATTTATCATGTGGTGAGCCATGAAGCATAG
- a CDS encoding ARMT1-like domain-containing protein translates to MRHECYFCHIRTIEKLIDKFRPDEKVAQNFIFSVHKLIDSKRELSNPQLATEIHRMAKSQLSNSNLYAEEKLKANDILLKEYPYWQTMINESEDPFFTAAKLSVIGNIIDYGAQSVNDDISAQIESFFQKDLKIDMTVQLKNEISKAQHILYLGDNCGEIVFDKLFIETMKHKNITFAVRGKPVINDATLEDATQVGIDKVCRVISNGFDAPSTLIEFCSEEFIEEYNRADLIISKGQGNFEGLMESSHPKVFFLLIAKCEPIANLLGVRKNDMVVSTSVL, encoded by the coding sequence ATGAGACACGAATGTTATTTCTGCCACATCAGGACAATTGAAAAACTGATTGATAAATTCAGACCGGATGAAAAGGTTGCACAAAATTTTATTTTTTCAGTCCACAAGCTGATTGATTCAAAACGGGAACTATCCAATCCCCAATTGGCAACGGAAATTCATCGTATGGCCAAGAGTCAACTGAGCAATTCAAACCTGTATGCCGAAGAAAAATTAAAGGCCAATGATATTCTTCTTAAAGAATACCCATATTGGCAAACCATGATAAATGAAAGTGAAGATCCTTTTTTCACCGCCGCAAAACTGTCGGTTATCGGCAATATTATTGATTATGGTGCTCAAAGTGTGAATGACGACATATCAGCGCAGATTGAATCGTTTTTTCAAAAAGATTTAAAAATTGATATGACGGTGCAATTAAAAAATGAAATCAGTAAAGCCCAACATATTTTGTACCTGGGAGATAATTGCGGCGAAATCGTTTTTGATAAATTGTTTATTGAAACCATGAAGCATAAAAATATTACGTTTGCTGTACGGGGGAAACCTGTAATCAATGATGCAACACTTGAAGATGCAACTCAGGTTGGCATTGATAAGGTTTGCAGGGTGATTTCCAATGGGTTTGATGCACCGTCAACACTTATTGAATTCTGTTCAGAAGAATTTATAGAAGAATATAATCGTGCTGATCTTATCATATCCAAAGGACAGGGCAATTTTGAAGGGCTCATGGAGAGCAGCCATCCAAAAGTGTTTTTTCTTTTAATCGCAAAATGCGAACCCATAGCAAATTTACTGGGTGTTCGTAAGAATGATATGGTCGTATCAACATCAGTTCTATAG
- a CDS encoding AI-2E family transporter codes for MNRDLIHPSFLLLLVFFISAIFLVMIKAFLMAILLAGIFSALAYPFYQRLNKWLKGRQAAASGITILIIVFIVLLPLSGLLGIVTSQAIKVGQTATPWVQKQLSSPIAISQWLEGLPFYEHIEPYRLTIYTKAGELVGAASQFFVNGLQAATMGTINFIFMVAILLYTMFFFLIDGNRLLEKILFYMPLEDRDERRLLDRFTSVARATIKGTAIIGVVQGGASGIAFALVGIHSSVFWGAVMTVLSIIPGIGTALIWIPAALWLAAQGAWIKAVVLAVFCGAVVGSVDNLLRPRLVGKDTEMHDLLILFSTLGGIAMFGIIGIIIGPIIAALFVTIWDIYGVVFQDVLPKVGP; via the coding sequence ATGAATCGAGATCTGATCCACCCCTCATTTTTATTGTTACTTGTGTTTTTTATTTCAGCGATTTTTCTTGTAATGATAAAAGCGTTTCTCATGGCCATTCTGCTGGCAGGCATTTTTTCAGCCCTGGCCTATCCGTTTTACCAGCGGCTGAATAAATGGTTGAAGGGCAGGCAGGCCGCCGCCTCCGGTATTACCATCCTGATTATTGTTTTTATCGTTCTTTTGCCTTTAAGCGGCCTTTTAGGCATTGTAACCAGTCAGGCCATCAAGGTCGGCCAGACCGCCACGCCCTGGGTCCAGAAGCAATTGTCTTCTCCCATCGCCATTTCCCAATGGCTGGAAGGCCTTCCCTTTTATGAGCACATAGAACCCTACAGACTAACCATCTACACCAAAGCCGGGGAATTGGTCGGAGCTGCAAGCCAATTTTTTGTTAACGGGCTTCAGGCTGCCACCATGGGAACAATCAATTTTATATTCATGGTGGCCATTCTTTTGTACACCATGTTTTTTTTCCTCATAGACGGAAACAGGCTGCTTGAGAAAATTTTGTTTTACATGCCTTTGGAGGATAGGGATGAAAGGCGGCTTCTTGATCGATTCACCTCTGTGGCGCGCGCCACGATCAAGGGAACGGCTATCATCGGTGTTGTACAGGGCGGGGCATCCGGCATCGCGTTTGCACTGGTCGGCATCCACAGCTCGGTTTTTTGGGGGGCTGTTATGACGGTTTTATCCATTATCCCCGGTATTGGGACCGCCTTGATATGGATACCGGCAGCGCTTTGGCTGGCCGCTCAGGGGGCATGGATCAAGGCCGTTGTGCTTGCTGTCTTTTGTGGTGCGGTCGTGGGAAGTGTTGACAATCTACTGCGCCCCCGTCTTGTGGGCAAAGATACGGAGATGCACGATCTTTTGATTTTATTTTCCACCCTTGGGGGGATTGCCATGTTCGGTATCATCGGCATCATCATCGGTCCCATTATTGCCGCATTGTTTGTTACCATTTGGGATATTTACGGCGTTGTTTTTCAAGATGTCCTGCCCAAGGTTGGGCCGTAA